The window TTCCGGTACGTTAACGTGGTACACTGCTGCTGGCATTTGAGTACTCCTTTCCGGGCCTCCGTGCCAGCGGAGGCCACTTCTTCTACGTGTACGCCATCGGTTTTTCCACACCTTCCGATATTAGCTCGACCGCAGACGTGTTCCAGGTATCGGATCGCCAGCTCGAGTTCGGTGACCACCCATTCTCGCTCACCCAGGAGTTGCCCCTCACCGCAGTCGCCAACATGCTCCCATGGCATCTCCGTTCCCGCCCCCCCAGGGACCCTTTGTTTGCTATCCACCCCTCATCAGGTACCGGACAACCTCAGGACCGGCATCGGGGGAGGCCGCCGTCCACCAGCACCGAGTCGCCGCGGGCCGTCTGGATGAGGATGCCGTCACCCTGTGCTAAGAAGCGACCCACGCGGACCCCGCTCCCGCAATCATATCCAAGGCCAGCCTACAACTTCCAGTCCGACATTTGGTGACGGACTTAGCGTTCGCACCTCCTAGCCCCGGAGGTCAGCATTCTAGCTCCTGCAGCGCCCGCCGGTACTTCTCCCAGCGCCGGAGGTCCTCCTCTGTACGGTCCGGGATGCGGGACTCGTCGAGGTTGTCCCGCAGGTCGGCCACCTTCACCCGGAGGGCCAGAGGGTTCGCCTTCACCCGGACCAGATACTCCCCGTAATCCTCCCCGGGCCGCCGCGTCAGCGCATCCAGAGCACGTACGACCTCCTCAGGAAAGCCCTTACCTCTCAGTTGTTCGGCGCTCACGTTTCCATCCTCAATCGCATCGTGGAGCACAGCCGCGACCATTTCCGACGGCTCGCCCAGCGACAGCATCACCCGCAAGGGGTGAAGGATGTATGGCGCACCACCCTTGTCCTTCTGCCCCCGGTGGGCCCTGACGGCGAGGAGCAGCGCTTCGTCGAGCAGCGCCTGCTCTTGGCTGTTCCAATTGCTACGCGCATCCCGACCCGCCACGCCCGTCGCCGTACCACTCCTACTGCTTTCCCCGGTTCCGCCGGAGGTAGTCTCCTGACGCACCGCACGGCGGGCACGAACAAGCCGAAATGCCTACTGAACCTCGGGGCTGTAAAGGTCGTGAAGCTCTGCGTACCCACGCCGCAACACGCAGCCAATTCCAAAGAGGAGCAGAATCCCTATTACCACCCCAACGGCCTGCACCCAGACGTCCAACTCCCAACCCTCCGTTTCTGCACAGTCTCGAGCTTAGCACCCTCAACACATACCGCGACGACGTCCAACACTCCCCGTCTACGCCACTTCCT is drawn from Bacillota bacterium and contains these coding sequences:
- a CDS encoding HD domain-containing protein; protein product: MAGRDARSNWNSQEQALLDEALLLAVRAHRGQKDKGGAPYILHPLRVMLSLGEPSEMVAAVLHDAIEDGNVSAEQLRGKGFPEEVVRALDALTRRPGEDYGEYLVRVKANPLALRVKVADLRDNLDESRIPDRTEEDLRRWEKYRRALQELEC